The Littorina saxatilis isolate snail1 linkage group LG13, US_GU_Lsax_2.0, whole genome shotgun sequence genome contains a region encoding:
- the LOC138945370 gene encoding mediator of RNA polymerase II transcription subunit 11-like, translating to MASSGKQLQPLEKIEGNIAAAMQSAGQALQELSKDKPALKHAESHTSSFIKTLQEVENALTQQINYLMQVTTAQPHEGSCYSATKELQMAMHRSEHVKSRLSELEKLKQEHLRLKQQAGMTRTYSLPEQSR from the exons ATGGCGTCTTCAGGCAAGCAACTACAACCTTTGGAGAAAATTGAAGGAAATATTGCTGCAGCGATGCAGAGCGCAG GCCAAGCCCTTCAGGAGCTGTCAAAAGACAAACCAGCGTTGAAGCATGCAGAGAGCCACACATCGTCCTTCATCAAGACACTACAAGAGGTGGAGAATGCACTCACGCAGCAAATCAACTACCTGATGCAGGTCACTACAG CCCAGCCTCACGAAGGGTCATGTTACTCGGCCACCAAAGAGCTACAGATGGCCATGCATCGCAGTGAGCACGTTAAGAGTCGTCTGTCGGAGCTGGAGAAATTGAAGCAGGAACATTTACGACTCAAACAGCAGGCGGGCATGACTCGGACCTACTCGCTGCCCGAACAGTCACGATGA
- the LOC138945369 gene encoding selenocysteine lyase-like codes for MANEEPIAKVAKMDKVYLDYNATTPLAPEVQEAVIAAMKEAWGNPASSSQPGLKAKKIIAEARSNVAFMVGAKSADIVFTSGGTEGNNWILQMALKYFREYRSSDNKKNDKGERGCESIPHFITSNVEHDSVKCVLEHFEEQGLAEVTYVPVSHKSGMVEVEDVISALKPNTIMITIMLANNESGVIQPITEISERLLKTVNQPLRTKRVLLHTDAAQALGKIPVDATDLGVDFLTIVGHKFYAPRVGAIYIRNPNKDIPVYPMLFGGGQERDFRPGTENTPMIAGLGRGAELIHKNISKYESHMREVRDYLEEKLKKEFGSKIQINGKFSASQRLPNTCNVSFVKKGLMGHVVLSKVKFLQASVGAACHAQNKPSHILLAMGVSGALAQNALRLSVGRETTKAEIDVVVQDLKETVESLMS; via the coding sequence ATGGCGAACGAAGAACCGATCGCGAAAGTTGCCAAAATGGACAAAGTTTACCTTGACTACAACGCAACCACACCACTAGCACCTGAAGTTCAGGAAGCAGTAATAGCAGCAATGAAGGAAGCGTGGGGAAATCCAGCCAGCTCTTCTCAGCCAGGGCTCAAAGCGAAGAAAATCATCGCTGAAGCACGAAGCAACGTGGCGTTCATGGTGGGTGCTAAGTCGGCGGATATCGTGTTTACCTCAGGTGGGACTGAAGGCAACAACTGGATTCTTCAAATGGCCCTGAAGTATTTCCGTGAGTACAGAAGCTCtgataataaaaaaaacgaCAAAGGAGAACGTGGATGTGAATCCATTCCGCATTTCATAACGTCGAACGTAGAACATGACTCGGTGAAATGCGTCTTGGAACATTTCGAGGAACAGGGCTTGGCAGAAGTCACTTACGTACCCGTGTCACACAAAAGTGGCATGGTGGAAGTTGAGGATGTGATCTCAGCACTGAAACCCAACACTATCATGATAACGATCATGCTGGCGAACAATGAAAGCGGTGTTATCCAGCCTATAACCGAAATCAGTGAGCGGTTGCTGAAAACTGTCAACCAGCCACTGCGTACCAAGCGTGTGCTGTTGCACACCGATGCTGCTCAGGCCCTGGGCAAGATTCCAGTTGACGCCACTGATTTGGGAGTCGACTTTCTCACCATCGTCGGCCACAAGTTTTACGCTCCTCGCGTCGGAGCAATTTACATCCGCAACCCTAACAAAGACATTCCGGTTTATCCCATGCTGTTTGGGGGAGGGCAGGAGAGGGACTTTCGCCCTGGAACTGAAAACACGCCAATGATAGCAGGTCTGGGTAGAGGCGCGGAACTTATTCACAAGAACATTTCAaagtatgaatcgcacatgagAGAAGTACGGGACTACCTGGAGGAAAAGCTGAAAAAAGAGTTCGGAAGCAAGATCCAAATCAACGGGAAGTTTTCTGCCAGCCAAAGACTGCCCAATACATGCAACGTCTCGTTTGTGAAAAAGGGCCTGATGGGACACGTTGTACTGTCCAAAGTGAAGTTTCTGCAGGCCAGCGTGGGTGCTGCCTGTCACGCACAGAACAAACCATCGCACATTCTTCTTGCCATGGGAGTTTCAGGTGCGCTGGCTCAGAACGCTTTGAGGCTGTCTGTGGGTCGAGAAACAACCAAGGCTGAGATTGATGTTGTTGTACAGGACCTGAAAGAAACCGTGGAATCGCTAATGTCATAA